The following coding sequences are from one Streptomyces angustmyceticus window:
- a CDS encoding acyl-CoA dehydrogenase family protein, with protein MTEYGPRPVDRRLPTEEARDLLTLVRELAEREIRPTAAEEEDAGRFPREIFTLLSESGLLSLPYDEEFGGGGQPYEVYLQVLEELAAARLTVGLGASVHTLACHALAGYGTKEQRAEHLPDMLGGGLIGAYCLSEPSSGSDAASLTTRATREGDTWRLEGTKAWTTHGGVADFYTVLARTGGSGAHGITAFLVPGDAEGLSAAAPERKMGMKGSPTAQLHFDAVRVPDSRRLGDEGQGFAIALSALDSGRLGIAACAIGVAQAALDEALAYTAERQQFGRPIVDFQGLRFMLADMATQIEAGRALYLTAARLRDAGLPFSKEAAMAKLFCTDTAMRVTTDAVQLLGGYGYTLDFPAERYMREAKVLQIVEGTNQIQRMVIARHLAGPETR; from the coding sequence ATGACCGAGTACGGCCCCCGGCCGGTGGACCGCAGGCTGCCCACGGAGGAAGCCCGCGACCTGTTGACCCTCGTCCGCGAGCTCGCCGAGCGCGAGATCAGGCCGACGGCCGCCGAGGAAGAGGACGCCGGCCGCTTCCCGCGCGAGATCTTTACGCTGCTGTCGGAATCCGGACTGCTCTCGCTGCCCTACGACGAGGAATTCGGCGGAGGCGGCCAGCCCTACGAGGTCTACCTCCAGGTCCTGGAGGAACTCGCCGCCGCCCGGCTCACCGTCGGCCTCGGCGCCAGCGTGCACACCCTCGCCTGCCACGCACTCGCCGGATACGGCACCAAGGAGCAGCGCGCCGAACACCTGCCGGACATGCTCGGCGGCGGACTCATCGGCGCCTACTGCCTCTCCGAGCCCTCCTCGGGCTCCGACGCCGCCTCCCTGACCACCCGGGCGACCCGCGAGGGCGACACCTGGCGGCTGGAGGGCACCAAGGCCTGGACCACCCACGGTGGCGTCGCCGACTTCTACACCGTGCTCGCCCGCACCGGTGGCAGCGGCGCCCATGGCATCACCGCCTTCCTGGTGCCCGGTGACGCCGAGGGCCTCAGCGCCGCGGCGCCCGAGCGCAAGATGGGCATGAAGGGGTCCCCGACGGCGCAGCTGCACTTCGACGCCGTCCGCGTCCCCGACTCCCGCCGCCTCGGGGACGAGGGGCAGGGCTTCGCCATCGCCCTGTCCGCCCTGGACTCCGGGCGCCTGGGCATCGCGGCCTGTGCCATCGGCGTCGCCCAGGCCGCGCTGGACGAGGCGCTCGCGTACACCGCCGAACGCCAGCAGTTCGGCCGTCCGATCGTCGACTTCCAGGGCCTGCGCTTCATGCTCGCCGACATGGCCACCCAGATCGAGGCGGGGCGCGCCCTCTACCTCACCGCGGCCCGGCTGCGCGACGCCGGTCTGCCGTTCTCCAAGGAAGCGGCGATGGCCAAGCTGTTCTGCACGGACACCGCGATGCGGGTGACCACCGACGCCGTCCAGCTCCTCGGCGGCTACGGCTACACCCTCGACTTCCCGGCCGAGCGCTATATGCGCGAGGCCAAGGTCCTGCAGATCGTCGAGGGCACCAACCAGATCCAGCGGATGGTCATCGCCCGCCACCTCGCGGGGCCCGAGACGCGCTGA
- a CDS encoding glycoside hydrolase family 18 protein: protein MLRPHRMRSPRRVIAAATALCTAALAGTLLAGPAAADPAGTPAAHHPSTAAAPAAKPAASGGKVVGYFTNWGVYDRNYHVKNIETSGSAAKLTHINYAFGNVQGGKCAIGDSYADYDKAYTADQSVDGKADTWDNGALRGNFNQLRKLKKLHPGLKVIWSFGGWTWSGGFGEAAKNPDAFARSCYDLVEDKRWADVFDGIDIDWEYPNACGLTCDTSGRDAFTKVMRALRSTFGRSSLVTAAITADASAGGKMDAADYAGAAQYVDWYNPMTYDYFGAWDAKGPTAPHSPLTSYSGIPKAGFNSTDTIAKLKGLGVPAGKLLLGIGFYGRGWSGVTQAAPGGTATGAAPGKYEAGIDDYKVLKSRCPATGKVGGTAYAKCGDQWWSYDTPETIGTKMAYKDAQGLGGTFFWELSGDTTGGELIKAIR from the coding sequence ATGCTCAGACCGCACCGGATGCGCTCGCCCCGCAGGGTGATCGCCGCCGCCACCGCGCTGTGTACGGCGGCCCTGGCCGGCACCCTGCTCGCCGGACCGGCGGCCGCCGACCCGGCCGGCACCCCCGCCGCGCACCACCCGTCCACGGCCGCCGCGCCTGCCGCGAAGCCCGCCGCGTCGGGCGGCAAGGTCGTCGGATACTTCACCAACTGGGGCGTCTACGACCGCAATTACCACGTCAAGAACATCGAGACCTCGGGCTCGGCCGCCAAGCTGACCCACATCAACTACGCCTTCGGCAACGTCCAGGGCGGCAAGTGCGCCATCGGCGACTCCTACGCCGACTACGACAAGGCCTACACCGCCGACCAGAGCGTCGACGGCAAGGCGGACACCTGGGACAACGGGGCCCTGCGCGGCAACTTCAACCAGCTGCGCAAGCTCAAGAAGCTGCACCCGGGCCTCAAGGTGATCTGGTCGTTCGGCGGCTGGACCTGGTCGGGCGGCTTCGGCGAGGCCGCCAAGAACCCCGACGCCTTCGCCCGGTCCTGCTACGACCTGGTCGAGGACAAGCGCTGGGCGGACGTCTTCGACGGCATCGACATCGACTGGGAGTACCCCAACGCCTGCGGCCTGACCTGCGACACCAGCGGCCGGGACGCGTTCACCAAGGTGATGCGGGCGCTGCGGTCGACGTTCGGCCGGAGCAGCCTGGTGACCGCGGCGATCACCGCGGACGCCTCGGCCGGCGGCAAGATGGACGCGGCCGACTACGCGGGCGCGGCACAGTACGTCGACTGGTACAACCCGATGACGTACGACTACTTCGGCGCCTGGGACGCCAAGGGCCCGACGGCGCCGCACTCCCCGCTCACGTCGTACAGCGGCATCCCGAAGGCCGGCTTCAACAGCACCGACACCATCGCCAAGCTCAAGGGCCTCGGGGTCCCGGCGGGCAAGCTGCTGCTGGGCATCGGCTTCTACGGCCGCGGCTGGTCGGGCGTCACCCAGGCCGCGCCGGGCGGCACCGCGACCGGCGCGGCCCCGGGCAAGTACGAGGCGGGCATCGACGACTACAAGGTGCTCAAGAGCCGCTGCCCGGCCACCGGCAAGGTGGGCGGCACCGCGTACGCCAAGTGCGGTGACCAGTGGTGGAGCTACGACACCCCCGAGACCATCGGCACGAAGATGGCCTACAAGGACGCACAGGGCCTGGGCGGCACGTTCTTCTGGGAGCTGAGCGGCGACACCACAGGCGGTGAGCTGATCAAGGCGATCAGGTAG
- a CDS encoding helix-turn-helix domain-containing protein, whose protein sequence is MVNPWLAMETGADPVEHTRTVRRAHAAFLTDGTVAPPVRQVVADSWRRSADARAAADGAAPIDLDGAALGTYRDGHPLARAMPVFRELLGSFAQDGAHLLAVCDPQGRLLWVEGHRGVRRSAERMNFVVGARWDERHAGTNAPGTALAADHAVQIFAAEHYNRRVQRWTCAAAPLHDPRTGRLLGAVDITGGDHLASPHSLALVQATARAAEAHLAADAPELGVCLSALGRDEALLVVDGQRLRLGRRHSEIMVLLARHPDGLTGDQLSVLLYGEREMRPVTLRAELSRLRHLVGTLLHSRPYRLSRPVETDLCAVEDAMDAGEVHTAVGAYRGPLLPLSEAPGVQRLRGALEDRLRRTLLGTRDPGLLREWSRTPWGEDDLEVWEALVDALPARSPARSAPMATADRLRAAYGLPGASARTVHAPAAARVATFTQPPPP, encoded by the coding sequence GTGGTCAACCCTTGGCTGGCGATGGAGACCGGCGCCGATCCGGTGGAGCACACCCGCACGGTGCGCCGGGCCCATGCGGCCTTCCTGACCGACGGGACCGTCGCGCCACCGGTCCGCCAGGTGGTCGCCGACTCCTGGCGCCGCTCCGCCGACGCCCGGGCCGCGGCGGACGGCGCGGCCCCCATCGACCTGGACGGGGCCGCCCTGGGCACCTACCGGGACGGGCATCCGCTGGCCCGCGCGATGCCCGTCTTCCGTGAGCTGCTGGGCAGCTTCGCGCAGGACGGGGCGCATCTGCTGGCCGTCTGCGATCCGCAGGGGCGGCTGCTGTGGGTGGAGGGGCACCGCGGGGTGCGGCGCAGTGCCGAGCGGATGAACTTCGTGGTCGGCGCCCGCTGGGACGAGCGGCACGCCGGCACCAATGCCCCGGGCACCGCGCTCGCCGCCGATCACGCCGTACAGATCTTCGCCGCCGAGCACTACAACCGGCGGGTGCAGCGCTGGACCTGCGCCGCCGCCCCGCTGCACGACCCCCGGACCGGGCGGCTGCTGGGCGCCGTCGACATCACCGGCGGCGACCACCTGGCGAGCCCGCACAGCCTGGCCCTCGTCCAGGCCACCGCCCGCGCGGCGGAAGCCCACCTGGCCGCGGACGCACCGGAGTTGGGGGTGTGCCTGTCGGCTCTTGGCCGGGACGAGGCGCTGCTGGTGGTGGACGGACAGCGGCTGCGCCTGGGCCGCCGGCACAGCGAGATCATGGTGCTGCTGGCCCGGCACCCGGACGGCCTGACGGGCGATCAGCTCTCGGTGCTGCTGTACGGCGAGCGCGAGATGCGACCGGTGACGCTGCGGGCCGAGCTGTCCCGGCTGCGCCACCTCGTCGGCACACTGCTCCACTCCCGTCCGTACCGGCTGAGCCGGCCCGTCGAGACCGACCTGTGCGCGGTCGAGGACGCCATGGACGCCGGCGAGGTGCACACCGCGGTGGGCGCGTACCGCGGCCCGCTGCTGCCGTTGTCGGAGGCGCCCGGCGTCCAGCGGCTGCGCGGTGCGCTGGAGGACCGGCTCCGGCGTACGCTGCTCGGCACCCGCGACCCCGGCCTGCTGCGGGAGTGGTCGCGCACCCCCTGGGGCGAGGACGACCTGGAGGTCTGGGAGGCCCTGGTGGACGCCCTCCCCGCGCGCTCCCCGGCCCGCAGCGCGCCGATGGCCACCGCGGACCGGCTGCGCGCGGCGTACGGCCTGCCCGGCGCGTCCGCCCGTACGGTGCACGCGCCGGCCGCCGCGCGCGTCGCAACGTTCACGCAACCTCCGCCGCCTTAG
- the exaC gene encoding acetaldehyde dehydrogenase ExaC, with translation MARYASPGSADAVMSYLPRYDHWIGGEFVAPALGRYFENPTPVNGQPFTEVARGTAEDVERALDAAHAAAPGWARTAAAERAAVLNKIADRMEQNLEALAVAESWENGKPVRESLAADIPLAIDHFRYFAGAIRAQEGSLSEIDEDTVAYHFHEPLGAVAQIIPWNFPILMATWKLAPALAAGNAVVLKPAEQTPVSVHYWMSLIADLLPPGVVNIVNGFGAEAGKPLASSPRVAKVAFTGETTTGRLIMQYASEHLRPVTLELGGKSPNIFFDDVSAAADDFHDKALEGFTMFALNQGEVCTCPSRALIQRGHYQDFLEAGVARTEKIVQGHPLDTDTMIGAQASNDQLEKILSYLDIGQKEGARILTGGSRAELGGELEGGYYVRPTIFEGNNEMRVFQEEIFGPVVAVAPFSDFDDAIGIANDTLYGLGAGVWTRDGSTAYRAGRAIQAGRVWTNCYHAYPAHAAFGGYKQSGIGRETHKMMLDHYQQTKNLLVSYSAKKLGFF, from the coding sequence ATGGCCCGTTACGCCAGCCCGGGTTCCGCCGATGCCGTCATGAGCTACCTGCCCCGCTACGACCACTGGATCGGCGGCGAGTTCGTGGCGCCCGCGCTGGGCCGGTACTTCGAGAACCCGACCCCGGTCAACGGGCAGCCGTTCACCGAGGTCGCGCGGGGCACCGCCGAGGACGTCGAGCGGGCCCTGGACGCGGCACACGCGGCCGCGCCGGGCTGGGCCCGTACGGCCGCCGCCGAACGCGCCGCCGTCCTCAACAAGATCGCCGACCGGATGGAACAGAACCTGGAGGCCCTGGCGGTCGCGGAGAGCTGGGAGAACGGCAAGCCGGTACGGGAGTCGCTGGCGGCCGACATCCCGCTCGCCATCGACCACTTCCGCTACTTCGCGGGCGCCATCCGCGCGCAGGAGGGCTCCCTGTCGGAGATCGACGAGGACACCGTCGCGTACCACTTCCACGAGCCGCTCGGGGCCGTCGCCCAGATCATCCCGTGGAACTTCCCCATCCTCATGGCGACCTGGAAGCTCGCCCCGGCCCTGGCCGCGGGCAACGCCGTGGTCCTCAAGCCGGCCGAGCAGACGCCCGTGTCCGTGCACTACTGGATGAGCCTGATCGCGGATCTGCTGCCGCCCGGCGTGGTCAACATCGTCAACGGCTTCGGCGCCGAGGCCGGCAAGCCGCTGGCGTCCAGCCCCCGCGTCGCCAAGGTCGCCTTCACCGGCGAGACCACCACCGGCCGCCTGATCATGCAGTACGCCTCCGAGCACCTGCGGCCGGTGACGCTCGAACTCGGCGGCAAGAGCCCCAATATCTTCTTCGACGACGTCTCGGCCGCGGCCGACGACTTCCACGACAAGGCGCTGGAGGGCTTCACCATGTTCGCCCTCAACCAGGGCGAGGTCTGCACCTGTCCGTCCCGGGCGCTGATCCAGCGCGGCCACTACCAGGACTTCCTGGAGGCCGGCGTGGCACGCACGGAGAAGATCGTCCAGGGCCACCCGCTGGACACCGACACCATGATCGGCGCCCAGGCCTCCAACGACCAGCTGGAGAAGATCCTCTCCTACCTGGACATCGGCCAGAAGGAGGGCGCCCGCATCCTGACCGGCGGCTCCCGCGCCGAACTCGGCGGCGAACTGGAGGGGGGCTACTACGTCCGCCCGACCATCTTCGAGGGCAACAACGAGATGCGGGTCTTCCAGGAGGAGATCTTCGGCCCCGTGGTCGCCGTGGCCCCGTTCAGCGACTTCGACGACGCGATCGGCATCGCCAACGACACGCTCTACGGCCTCGGCGCCGGCGTCTGGACCCGCGACGGCTCCACCGCCTACCGCGCGGGCCGCGCCATCCAGGCCGGCCGGGTATGGACCAACTGCTACCACGCCTACCCGGCCCACGCCGCCTTCGGCGGCTACAAGCAGTCCGGCATCGGCAGGGAGACCCACAAGATGATGCTGGATCACTACCAGCAGACGAAGAACTTGTTGGTGAGCTATTCGGCGAAGAAGCTGGGGTTCTTCTAA